One Manihot esculenta cultivar AM560-2 chromosome 18, M.esculenta_v8, whole genome shotgun sequence genomic window carries:
- the LOC110606473 gene encoding phosphatidate phosphatase PAH2 isoform X7, whose amino-acid sequence MNTVGRLITRGVSTVSGPFHPFGGAVDIIVVEQPDGSFKSSPWYVRFGKFQGVLKAREKVVYISVNGTDANFHMYLDPRGEAYFLREVQGDGAESVSSSSSDEKDEQSQNGTKPMKSNTCDFDGNTSDKINGNNGKIVARTNSRQSRIFGLVFGRRSKKEGGYQDGINNDGAGMVRISSLDRAELAANLLDVKWSTKLTTSESMKDNTSQFSASDTYDGKGVRDRLTNDGQSQVGSSVQDASETSVGHHMFSEEIGSCNVQMGNSSHSGFESGKFSVQQSSVEVSGFGCTEQVVETDKLDESAPEKKLEELSSISRNISETGLHNADQYDNSVGVISDVTCSDSQIVDVYGAFPSIKSDQEWVSGKRNVALAGFGISKESGCNGIQSLIYCGKSENSPVDLDGSDEQAEETLCLTGGVRGDVNFYAETLHVKLPEDSVTLQAEEIELETIFTKSCDNDPQLANSSPPSVRGHDELNLEVKSIVPKSHTQMITMEMDPLLGLTEAESKNIRSSISSFTNSDCQFENAKNFGDKISRDELQPSLESVSGSEQLNGDCELEKAVSVPVSENSEEEQFIFSDLDDNRETQGNLNFPDGVVEENNPSFSTEDTDEENEPLSRNDELFSSEEFIFQKNQLTDIEMPMGNSKGTASPISIPNLQSTADMKVGWVGESLPNMWSCSDNTDSDVLHHPLSHSLDSDSRPLEWKLPSKDESSCINSGGEKESQSSPESSNREDSHLPEDIKDSANPAVGDQSKAIETTGGSWRLWPFTFTRSRSRKTVQPTITDAKSSDAENAASHSNIDMNYNQTVVKPEVSKRMVRTIAPTSEELVSLNLKDGSNTVTFTFSTSMLGMQKVTGGC is encoded by the exons ATGAATACTGTAGGGAGGCTTATAACCAGAGGGGTTTCCACTGTATCGGGCCCCTTTCACCCGTTTGGTGGTGCTGTGGATATCATAGTGGTGGAGCAGCCAGATGGTAGCTTTAAATCCTCGCCCTGGTATGTTCGGTTTGGAAAATTTCAAGGGGTTTTAAAAGCAAGAGAGAAGGTGGTTTACATTAGTGTTAACGGTACAGATGCAAATTTTCACATGTATCTTGATCCGAGAGGAGAAGCTTACTTTCTCAGGGAGGTACAAGGAGATGGTGCGGAATCTGTTTCATCGTCTTCTAGTGATGAGAAAGATGAGCAGTCCCAGAATGGCACGAAGCCAATGAAATCCAATACTTGTGATTTCGATGGCAATACAAGTGACAAGATTAATGGAAATAATGGGAAGATTGTTGCTAGGACCAATTCCCGCCAATCAAGGATATTTGGTCTTGTTTTTGGAAGGAGGTCAAAGAAGGAAGGTGGTTATCAAGATGGTATTAATAATGATGGTGCTGGTATGGTAAGGATAAGTTCATTGGATCGTGCAGAGCTCGCAGCCAACCTCTTGGATGTGAAGTGGTCAACTAAGCTTACAACTAGTGAGTCCATGAAAGATAATACTTCACAGTTTTCTGCTTCAGATACATATGATGGTAAAGGGGTCAGGGATAGGCTGACCAATGATGGACAAAGCCAGGTTGGCTCATCTGTGCAGGATGCCTCTGAAACAAGTGTGGGCCATCATATGTTCTCTGAGGAAATTGGTTCTTGTAATGTGCAAATGGGCAACAGTTCCCATTCTGGATTTGAGAGTGGGAAATTTTCTGTTCAGCAAAGTAGTGTAGAAGTGTCAGGTTTTGGTTGCACTGAGCAAGTTGTTGAGACTGATAAATTAGATGAAAGTGCTCCAGAAAAAAAATTGGAAGAATTGTCTTCAATATCAAGAAACATCAGTGAAACTGGTTTACACAATGCTGATCAATATGACAACTCTGTGGGTGTAATCTCTGATGTTACTTGTTCTGATTCACAAATTGTGGATGTGTATGGAGCATTTCCCAGCATTAAGTCCGATCAAGAATGGGTTTCTGGCAAAAGAAATGTCGCATTAGCAGGTTTTGGCATTTCTAAGGAGAGTGGATGCAATGGAATTCAGTCCTTAATTTACTGCGGGAAATCTGAGAACTCACCAGTGGATTTGGATGGTTCAGATGAACAAGCTGAGGAAACACTGTGTCTCACTGGTGGAGTACGTGGGGATGTTAACTTTTATGCTGAAACTTTGCATGTGAAACTACCTGAG GATTCAGTTACTCTGCAAGCCGAGGAAATAGAGTTGGAGACAATATTCACCAAGTCTTGTGATAATGATCCACAACTAGCAAATTCTTCTCCTCCTTCAGTACGTGGCCATGACGAGTTGAACCTTGAAGTGAAATCCATAGTGCCAAAATCCCATACTCAAATGATCACTATGGAGATGGACCCTTTACTTGGTTTAACTGAAGCAGAGTCAAAGAACATTCGTAGCTCCATTTCCAGTTTTACAAACTCAGATTGTCAATTTGAGAATGCAAAAAACTTTGGGGATAAAATTTCCAGGGATGAGCTCCAACCTTCTTTGGAGTCAGTGAGTGGTTCAGAACAACTTAATGGTGATTGTGAACTAGAAAAAGCAGTTAGTGTTCCGGTATCAGAGAATTCAGAGGAAGAACAGTTCATTTTCAGTGATCTTGATGACAACAGAGAAACTCAAGGAAATTTGAATTTCCCAGATGGTGTAGTTGAAGAAAATAATCCCTCATTTTCTACTGAGGACACTGACGAAGAGAATGAGCCTCTCAGTAGAAATGACGAATTATTTTCATCTGAAGAATTTATTTTCCAAAAGAATCAATTGACTGATATTGAAATGCCGATGGGCAATTCAAAGGGGACAGCAAGTCCCATTTCTATTCCTAACCTTCAAAGCACTGCTGATATGAAAGTGGGGTGGGTGGGAGAATCATTACCCAATATGTGGTCTTGCAGTGACAATACGGATTCAGATGTCCTCCACCATCCTTTAAGCCATTCACTGGACTCTGATTCCAGACCCTTGGAGTGGAAATTGCCTAGCAAGGATGAGTCATCCTGTATAAATTCAGGTGGAGAAAAGGAAAGCCAATCATCACCAGAGTCCTCCAATAGGGAAGATTCTCATCTTCCAGAAGATATAAAAGATAGTGCCAATCCTGCTGTTG GGGATCAATCAAAAGCCATTGAAACAACTGGTGGAAGCTGGAGACTTTGGCCTTTCACTTTTACAAGATCAAGATCTAGGAAGACCGTGCAGCCAACTATTACTGATGCCAAAAGTTCTGATGCTGAGAATGCTGCTTCACATAGCAATATTGATATGAATTATAATCAGACTGTGGTTAAGCCGGAGGTCTCCAAAAGGATGGTAAGGACGATTGCCCCAACATCTGAAGAGTTGGTATCCTTGAATCTGAAGGACGGGAGTAATACAGTAACATTCACATTCTCCACTTCAATGCTGGGAATGCAAAAG GTCACAGGTGGATGCTAG